The region TCTCGGACGCATGTAACCTCACGCCGACCTGTACGACGCTCTGTCCGACTGACGCCATCCGCCGTAGCGACGACGGCGAACTCCAGTTCAACCACGCCGACTGTGTGAACTGCGAACTCTGTGAGACCGGCTGTCCGGAGGGCGCCATAACGATGGAGCCCGGGCTGGACCGCTCGCGGCTCCCGGAGAACCGGGACGGCGAGGAGTGGGAGCCCGTCTTCGAGGGCGAGATGCTCGAGTGTGTCCGCTGTGGCACACCCTTCACGAGCGTTGGGTCGATGGAGAAGGTCCGCGACGAAGTCGGCGATCTGGTCGAAGGTGTCGCCGGCGATACCGAACACAGCATCTTCGAGTACTGCGACAACTGCCGTGCAAATGTGGTGTTTCAGGGGGTAGATGATGGACGATAACGCTGTCTACGAAGCCAGACTCGAGCTGGTCGACTTCGTCATCGAAGTCTTCCACGACACGCCAGACGAGGCGTTCATCGAGCGGCTACTGACCGGTGAGGTAGCGATGCCCGGCGAGGCGGTCAACGACCACCTCGACGCGGGCTTCGAGGAACTGCGGCAGTTCATCGAACAGAACGAGGGACGAGATCCAGCTGAGGTCGAGAACGAACTCGCGAAGGAGTACACCCGCATCATGGTCGGCCCGCGACCCGACGTCCTCCCCCACGAGACGTTCTACCGCGACGACACCGACTTCATCAGTGAAGGGCTGGCCGATGTCGAGGCGTCCTTCGGCGCCGCGGGTTGGAGCCCGCCCGAGGAGTATGGTGAGGAAAACGACCACGTCGCGGTAGAGTTTGCGTTCCTGCGCTTCCTCATCGAGCGCCAACGCACCGGCATGGAGGAGACGATTGGATTCGAGCGCGTCTTTCTCGACGAACACCTGCTCACGTGGTTGGGGGAGTTCGCCGACCATCTGAACGAAGAGACAGACGAACCGTTGTTCCTCGCAGCTGCGCATATTGCCGTGGGGACCGCGGCCTTCGAGGACGAAATCATCGCGCAGTTGCTCTGAGCGCGCAGTTCCACCGGATAGCGATACGGGCGGTGGCGGCGGTGAGGGAGGGCGGATTGGCGCTTTTCCACGCAGTATTTCGGGGAGCACCGAAGCAACTTGCGTTCTCTACAGATCGTCTGGTGGCGTATCGGGAGAGAGGGCAGGCTCCGTTGTCAAAACATTCACCCCTCACTCCAGCAGGGAGTTCTTGGTAGTGGCTTCGCGATCAGTAGCGCCGCAAAAGCGGGAACGCGTTACTCGTCGCCGTTGAGTTCGTCGACCGAGCCCGCGAACTCCCCGTCGTCTTCCTCGTACGCGTCGAAATCAATCTCGCCGTCAACCTCGCCTTCGTTAATCTGGTGGGGGCCGACGTTGTACTCCCAGACCTCGTAGCCGCCGTAGGCGTCCATCGCCCCATCGGGCCGCCAGCCGCTGTCACGGTTGACCATGTGGTCGAAAAGAGTCGATGGGGCTTAGTCGTTGTCCCTCACCAATCCTCGGGATCGACCGGCGCGCCCGGCCCGACGCCAGCCTGGATGCTGTCGTCCGGCAAGAACGTCCGGGCGAACAGCTCCAGATGAAGACCGAGAATCGTCTCGGGGTCGATGCCGGCCCGCTCAGCCTGTTGCTCGAGCAGTTCCTCCAGGTCCTCGCTCGGTTCGTACACCAACGTCTCGCCGTTCTCGAGGTCGAACTCGAGTTCGGTGGTACCGGAGGCCAGATGCTCTACTTCGAGCAACGCCTGCTCGAGTTTCTGTTCGAGCGCTTCCTCGGGTTCCTGCATCCGGCTCTCGGCCCACTCTGCGGCCGCGTCGGCGAGTCGCTCGCCGATGCGTACTTCGAGGCGCATCAGAACGCCACCCCGACAGCGTCGGCCTCGAACGCGAGTTTCCAGAGTGTGACCTCCTCACAGACGGGACATTCTGTGTGGAACGCGTCGTGTTTGTCGGTGAACCGCGCGAACGTCTCACACTGCTCGCAGACGAACTCCCCCATCAGATGTCGTCGTTCTCCGGCGGCCACGCCTGTGGAGCCGGCTCAGAACTGCCCAGTCCACTGAACAGTCCCATCGAGAGCACGAGCACCGCCGCCAGCATCACCAGCCCGATGATGCCGACGCTGGCCGTCTGGCCGACGTTCGATGGTCCCCAGTAGTTGATGTTGCCGACCACCTGCACGGCGGTGAAAACGATCCAGCCCATCCCGGCCAGAAGGAGCAGGGTGAGCAGTCGTGCCTGTCCGAATGCCTCTCTCAGACTCATGAATAAGTACTGGGTGTGGGACTGGCAAAAAGCCACGGATGGGGACACCTGGCCCCGCGTCAGTTATCATCCAAGGCCCAGTCGGCCTCGTCGGCGGCGGTCTCGAGCGGGATGAACTCCCAGTCGGCCTCCTGGGCCCAGGCCTGCTCTCGCTCGTCGACCCCGACCAGCACCATCCGCTCGGCGTAGAACATCGAGTTCGTCCCTACGGCCGCCAGCCGTTCGGCGGGTCCCGTTCCGGAGCCGTTGAAGAAGTCAAGGTCCAGCACGTTATCGCGCTGGTACTTGTTGATGACTGTCGCGTCCACGTCGCCGACTATCCCGAGGTAATCAGTCCAGTTCTCGGCGTCGGCGAGCGCAGCGTGAACGTTCTCCAGGCGACGCATAGCGCGGTAGGATAACGCCATCGTCATGTCCACCGTGCGGGTGGGTGCCGAGCCGTGGGAGGCTGCACCGGGCGTCGAGGACGATTTCTGGACTGGCTGGGCGTCTTCCCACTCCGCACCACGGGAGTGGTCGCCTCCAGCAGTGTTCCCTGCTGCGTTGGGGTCTACGTCGACGCTCGAAGGCGCCCCTGGCGTCGCATCCTGTGGGTCCGCGCCGTGGTTCGCGGCGGCCTCGCTCCACGCCGCTTTCGGCTGGTCACCAGCGCGTTCGTCTCCGCCGCTGCTCGACTCGTCGTCCTGATACGCAGATGGCGGCATTCCACCGCTGGCGGCCTCCTGGTCGCTCGCGGGCGCTGCGCCCGCGCCTCCGCTGTCGACGGGGACCCCAACGGGTTTGTCGTCGTTCTCCCGCGGGATGCGCGGCGTGGCGGCGTCATCGGCACCGAAGTCGTCAGCCCCGATATCCATGTCGTACGCAGGCGCCGCTGGCTCATCGTCCGGGCTCCCTTCGCCGCGCCAGAGCCAGTCCCCTGGGTTGGGTTTCTCCTCCTCGCTGGTGGGCGATTCGACGTCGTCTAAGTCGATTCTATCGGTCATGTGTCTCCCTCCGTGGTGATGGCATCCACACTGGACAGCGGTGTCTCATCGTCAACAGTTCCGGTCAAACCGACTGCAGCCACGAGTTCGTGAGTGGGGAGGCCGTCGTGGCCCCAACCGCGGTAGCCGTAGTAGGCGTCGAGTGTCTGCTCGAACGCCTCCGGGTCGACCACGGAGCCGTCCTCTCGTGGCTGACGCAGTCGTGCCGGGAGTTCGTCGTCTGCTCGGTCGAACCCCTCACGCGCGTTGAACAGCCGGACGAGGGTCCAGATGCGCTCGCCCACCCGGGCCAACGAGCCAGCGTCGTGGTCGATACCGACCGCCTGGAGCCACTCGGCACCGAAATCCTCCCGGAGCACATCGCCGAGGAAGTCGTCAGCGACGAGGCTCCAGAGCACCGAGCGGGCCGTCTGGGCGTCGGCGACGTGTCGGACTGTCTCCTCCCGCGTTCGGTCGGCGAACACTTCCTCCTCGACTGGGCGAGCGCGCCGGTGGCAGCCGCCGCGGTCCGACGTGGCGTAGGCCAGCGCCATCCCGGCGGCCCCGCGTGGGTCGTAGCCTGGCAGCGCCATCGCCTTCACCGTCGGCATCAGTTCCTTGCCCGAGAGCGCTCCCGAGCCGTCGCCGGCGAACCGGGCAGCCGCCGCGCCCACACCCTCTGCGAGTGCGTCGGCGAGATCGTCTTCACGGGTAGCGACGCGCTCGACCAGCTTCTTGGCACCCTCGCCGTCGCCGAACTCCACGGACTCCTCGACCAGTCCTGCCTCCCCAGCGAGGACTGCCCAGGCGACGACGCTGCCGGCCTCGATAACGTCGATTCCGAGGCGGTCACAGGTCGCCCCGAGCGTCGCAACAGCGTCGAAGTCGTCGATGCCCAGCCCTGCGCCGAGACTGATCGGGGTTGCGCCCCGCGGAACGCTCTCACCGTTCTCAGTTCGGACCCGGAAGCCACCAGGGACGCGCTCACCGTCCCGTTCACGCCCGACCGCAGCCTCCTGTGCAGCCGCGATGCCGACTGATTCGCTCCCCGCAAAGTGGCCTGCCTGCCAGCCTTCTGTGGCAAGGGCGCCCACCTCGTCGGCGAAGTCGACTGACTCGAGCGTTCCGCTGGCGGCTTGCCACCGTCCCGTCGCGTGGTCGGCGTAGTCGGCGGTGGTCTGCTCGCGTAGCGCTTCGATCGCTGGCGGAATGTCGGGGTTCTCGCCTCGAACCACGACCGCCTTCAACTGTTTCGACCCCATCACCGCGCCGACGCCGCCACGGCCAGCGTGGTGTTCCCCAGCATCTGAGGCGACGGTCGCGTAGAGGACCTCCTGCTCCCCTGCCGGGCCGATACAGGCGACCGAGGCGTTTGGATAGGCCTCGGCCGTCTCGACAGTATCAGCACCCCAATTCTCTGCCGGTTCGAGCCGGGCACCCGCCTCGTCGATGATCAGGGAGACCGGTTCCTCGGCGGCGCCTTCAACGACAATCCCGAGACAGTCCGGCAGCGCTCCCGCCAACGTCTCGGGGAAGCTCCCGCCGGCGTAGGAATCGAGGAACGTTCCCGTGAGCGGGGATTTCGTGACGGCAGCGTAGCGCGTCTCTCCCGGGAGGTAGCCCGAGAGCGGGCCGAGCGCGAAACAGAGCCGATTCTGAGGGCCCAGCGGGTCGGTGTCGGCCTCGAGTTCATCGTAGAGGTAGCGTGCGCCGAGCCCTTTCCCACCCAGGTAGCGGCGACGCCATCGCTCAGGGACCGATTCTCGACGAACCGTTCCCGCAGAGAGATCGACACGCAGCACTGCGTCCCGGTGCATCTACACTCATCACGGCGGTGAACGGCAAAAAGAGTTCCTTCGATGGCTTACTGGGACTGCGCCTGCTGCTCGTCGATGGCGTCCTTCATCCGTTCGTCGTGCTGCTGTTTGTCGGGGTTCTTCATCTTGTTCCCGTCTCCCTCGTTGGTCTCGTCGCGACCGTCGAAATTGTCGCTCTCGGCGGTCACGTCCATCGCTCGAATCTGGTTTTGCCGTGTGCTCGGCCCGTCGTCGAAGATCATCTCCCAGCCGTCGCCACGGTCGGCGACCAGCGTCCCGCCGTTCCCAACAGCGTAGAGTCCTTGCGTGGTCTGTGCCACGTCAAACAGCGTACTCTCGAACGGCGTCTCGATTTCTGCCTGCTGCGACCGCTCAGCGTCCTCACCCAGTTGTCCCATGATTCCCAGAGCACACCACGAGCCAATAACGGGTGTTGGAGGTTTTACACATCTGCGAGCGGGACACCTTCGCCTTTTTACGCCATCCCCTCTTCGGGGTGGGTATCCCGTGTTTGAGCGCGTGCCGTGGCTCGCTGTCGGTTCCCTGGCGGCTGGACTCATCTCTCTCGGATTTATCCAGTTTCTCTGGTCCTACCGGCGGAAACCCGGCGGGCGCTTCTTCATCGCCACGATTGCGTGCGAGGCGCTCTGGTCGCTGTCCTACGGGGCCGCGTTGCTCGTCTTCGACCCGGCCTACCGGATGCTGTTCGAGATCCCGATCTGGTTCGCCATCAACTTCATCGGCGTCTTTTTCCTCGCGTTCGCGCTCGAGTACACCGGGCGCGGCGAGCTGCTGCGCTCTCGCTGGATGGCGGGTGTCGTCGGTATCCAGTCACTGCATACGCTGATTGTCGTCACTAATCCGCTCCACAATATCGCGTGGAGCAACTACCACATCGAACCGGTCTACGGGGTCGCGACGGTGGTCTACAGCCACACGCCGTGGCTGTTCATCAACGCAACTGGCTACATCTTCATGATCGCGGCCGCCTCGTTCCTGCTGGTGGATACGGTCATCAGCTACGGGCGGCTCTACCGGCTACAGGCCGCCGCTATCGCCGTCTCGCCGATCTTCCCCGGACTACCGTTCCTGCTCTGGCTCATCCAGGTCGGTGGGACGCCACCACTCAACCTCACCCCGCTGCTGTTCCCGGTCCACCTGGCGTTCGACATGTACGCGTTCTTCGCCCGGGACATGTTCGATATGGTCCCCGCTGCGAGGCGGGTGGCTGACCGGGCCGCCGTTGAAGACCTGGGGTCGCCAGTCCTCATCGTCGACGCCAACAGGACACTCATCCGGCTCAACACCGCGGCTGCAGGCGCGCTGGCCGTCGATGCCGATGCTGTCCTCGGCGACCCGTTGGATCAGTATCTGGAGGATCTCGACCTCGAGAGTGACGACCAGTCAGTTTCGCTCCGCGTCGGGGGCCGTATCCGGGAGTTCGCCGTCTCCACCTCCGCACTGCGAGATTCCTCGGATACGCTCGTCGGGACGACTGTTGTCCTACAGGACATCACCGCCGAGCGCGAGCGTGAGCAGCGCCTGGCTGTATTGAACCGGGTGCTCCGGCACAACCTCCGGAACGACCTCAACGTCGTCCAGGGGTTCATTGAGATCGCACGGGAGCGCGTCGACGATCCGGAACTGAAGCGCTATCTCGACACCGCCGAACAGAACACGCGGGGGGTTATCGAACTCGGGGAGAAGGCCCGGGACATCGAGCGAGTGGTCGGCTCTGAACAGCGAGTACCGAGCACGCTCGTCCTGCAGACGGAACTCACGGAAATCCGGGCGAAACTGCTTGAGGACCACCCCGACGCCAGTATCACGCTCGACGTCCCCCCGGAGGTGACGCTGGAAGCCGACGAACTGCTTGTCGACCGCGTGCTCAGGAATCTGCTCGCCAACGCAGTCGAGCACGGCGGTGGAGAGGTGCGTGTGAGTGTCCGGGTGGAGGAACGCCACAATGAGCCACACGTGGTCGTCACCGTCGCCGATACCGGACCCGGGATTCCCGAGCACGAACTCAACGTGCTCGAGGCGCTTGAGGAGACGGCACTGGAACACGGGAGCGGGC is a window of halophilic archaeon DL31 DNA encoding:
- a CDS encoding multi-sensor signal transduction histidine kinase (KEGG: hma:rrnAC2789 HTR-like protein~PFAM: ATP-binding region, ATPase-like; PAS fold-4; Signal transduction histidine kinase, subgroup 1, dimerisation/phosphoacceptor region~SMART: ATP-binding region, ATPase-like), whose protein sequence is MFERVPWLAVGSLAAGLISLGFIQFLWSYRRKPGGRFFIATIACEALWSLSYGAALLVFDPAYRMLFEIPIWFAINFIGVFFLAFALEYTGRGELLRSRWMAGVVGIQSLHTLIVVTNPLHNIAWSNYHIEPVYGVATVVYSHTPWLFINATGYIFMIAAASFLLVDTVISYGRLYRLQAAAIAVSPIFPGLPFLLWLIQVGGTPPLNLTPLLFPVHLAFDMYAFFARDMFDMVPAARRVADRAAVEDLGSPVLIVDANRTLIRLNTAAAGALAVDADAVLGDPLDQYLEDLDLESDDQSVSLRVGGRIREFAVSTSALRDSSDTLVGTTVVLQDITAEREREQRLAVLNRVLRHNLRNDLNVVQGFIEIARERVDDPELKRYLDTAEQNTRGVIELGEKARDIERVVGSEQRVPSTLVLQTELTEIRAKLLEDHPDASITLDVPPEVTLEADELLVDRVLRNLLANAVEHGGGEVRVSVRVEERHNEPHVVVTVADTGPGIPEHELNVLEALEETALEHGSGLGLWLVKWGVGALGGTVTFDTTDGTTVTLALPRGEPGPPAT
- a CDS encoding hypothetical protein (KEGG: htu:Htur_2360 hypothetical protein), translated to MTDRIDLDDVESPTSEEEKPNPGDWLWRGEGSPDDEPAAPAYDMDIGADDFGADDAATPRIPRENDDKPVGVPVDSGGAGAAPASDQEAASGGMPPSAYQDDESSSGGDERAGDQPKAAWSEAAANHGADPQDATPGAPSSVDVDPNAAGNTAGGDHSRGAEWEDAQPVQKSSSTPGAASHGSAPTRTVDMTMALSYRAMRRLENVHAALADAENWTDYLGIVGDVDATVINKYQRDNVLDLDFFNGSGTGPAERLAAVGTNSMFYAERMVLVGVDEREQAWAQEADWEFIPLETAADEADWALDDN
- a CDS encoding Aldehyde ferredoxin oxidoreductase (PFAM: Aldehyde ferredoxin oxidoreductase, C-terminal; Aldehyde ferredoxin oxidoreductase, N-terminal~KEGG: htu:Htur_4742 aldehyde ferredoxin oxidoreductase~SMART: Aldehyde ferredoxin oxidoreductase, N-terminal), with product MHRDAVLRVDLSAGTVRRESVPERWRRRYLGGKGLGARYLYDELEADTDPLGPQNRLCFALGPLSGYLPGETRYAAVTKSPLTGTFLDSYAGGSFPETLAGALPDCLGIVVEGAAEEPVSLIIDEAGARLEPAENWGADTVETAEAYPNASVACIGPAGEQEVLYATVASDAGEHHAGRGGVGAVMGSKQLKAVVVRGENPDIPPAIEALREQTTADYADHATGRWQAASGTLESVDFADEVGALATEGWQAGHFAGSESVGIAAAQEAAVGRERDGERVPGGFRVRTENGESVPRGATPISLGAGLGIDDFDAVATLGATCDRLGIDVIEAGSVVAWAVLAGEAGLVEESVEFGDGEGAKKLVERVATREDDLADALAEGVGAAAARFAGDGSGALSGKELMPTVKAMALPGYDPRGAAGMALAYATSDRGGCHRRARPVEEEVFADRTREETVRHVADAQTARSVLWSLVADDFLGDVLREDFGAEWLQAVGIDHDAGSLARVGERIWTLVRLFNAREGFDRADDELPARLRQPREDGSVVDPEAFEQTLDAYYGYRGWGHDGLPTHELVAAVGLTGTVDDETPLSSVDAITTEGDT
- a CDS encoding hypothetical protein (KEGG: hma:rrnAC1321 hypothetical protein) yields the protein MSLREAFGQARLLTLLLLAGMGWIVFTAVQVVGNINYWGPSNVGQTASVGIIGLVMLAAVLVLSMGLFSGLGSSEPAPQAWPPENDDI
- a CDS encoding hypothetical protein (KEGG: hmu:Hmuk_1398 hypothetical protein); the protein is MGQLGEDAERSQQAEIETPFESTLFDVAQTTQGLYAVGNGGTLVADRGDGWEMIFDDGPSTRQNQIRAMDVTAESDNFDGRDETNEGDGNKMKNPDKQQHDERMKDAIDEQQAQSQ
- a CDS encoding hypothetical protein (KEGG: htu:Htur_2357 hypothetical protein), encoding MRLEVRIGERLADAAAEWAESRMQEPEEALEQKLEQALLEVEHLASGTTELEFDLENGETLVYEPSEDLEELLEQQAERAGIDPETILGLHLELFARTFLPDDSIQAGVGPGAPVDPEDW
- a CDS encoding cytoplasmic chaperone TorD (KEGG: hma:rrnAC1330 cytoplasmic chaperone TorD), which encodes MMDDNAVYEARLELVDFVIEVFHDTPDEAFIERLLTGEVAMPGEAVNDHLDAGFEELRQFIEQNEGRDPAEVENELAKEYTRIMVGPRPDVLPHETFYRDDTDFISEGLADVEASFGAAGWSPPEEYGEENDHVAVEFAFLRFLIERQRTGMEETIGFERVFLDEHLLTWLGEFADHLNEETDEPLFLAAAHIAVGTAAFEDEIIAQLL